DNA sequence from the Dehalococcoidales bacterium genome:
GATGCGGTCGGAGATATAACCCCCGAGGCCGCTGACCAGAGCCAGACCGCCAATAAGAGAGAAGATGCTGGCGGCCAGTATCTTGCTGTAGCCGAGGTCAACAATGAGCGCTACCGTGTGTACCAGTATCAGGTTGAAGGCAATTCCTGAGCTGAATGTCTGCATGAACAGGAGCCAGAATTTATCCGTCTTCATGGCTTTGGGCAGTGTCCATTCGATAGCGGCCCATTCATGGTTCACGACGCGCGGGTCCGGTCTGTCTGTTATTTTGCCATCGCTTCCGGGATTAACCTCATATCCGGCAATGCCGTCCATTGGCAGCCGCATATCCCTGGCATGATGCCGCTGGAAAACGGCGGTGAGTGGTACGATAAGACCAACAACAATGAAGGCAAGTACAAGGTAAGCTTGCCGCCAGTCAGTGATATTGATTAATTGCTGTATCGGCAGGGATGAGGTATTGCCCAGTGCCATGCCGATGACGGCAAAGCCGATGGCTGTCCCCAGTTTTAACGAGAACCAGTTGGCTAGCAGGGCGGAGTGGGTGATATAGCCGATAAGGCTGATGCCCACCGCCAGAAGCCCGGAGAAAAGGTAAAGCTGCCATATACCGCTAAGCTGGCTGAGTCCCAGTAAGCCCAACCCGCAAATTACGGCTCCGGCGGGAAACACCACCCTCGGCCCGAAGCGATCAATGAGCGCGCCTGAAATGGGGCTGAGTAAAGCGTAAACTATCAGGTTGATGGAAAAGGCAAGAGCGGTCTCCGCCCGTGACCATCCGAACTCGTTCAGGATAGCCACATAGAAAACGGAGAAAGAGAACCGCGTGGCATAAGCGATAGTCAGCGTGACGAGGGAAATAGCGACAATTATCCAGCCATAAAAGATGACGGGTCTTCTCGCTCTCGCTTCTCGTTCCATGTTCTTAATAGACCAGCGTCATTATAGCACATTATCCGTTCCGGTGTACGTGCCTGGATAGGTTGTATTCCTGAGTGTTTCTCTGGTCTTCCCGGGAGTCAGTTAGCCTCGGAAGGCTGATCTCGCGAGCAGAGGTACTCGTCATTGCTCTCCGTACTGGTGCTGGCGGGCAAGAGGTCCGGTCGCCATCGTCTCAACAACCAGGATAATGCCAGTGCGACCGCAAACGCCACTGCCAGATTCACCGCAAAACCCAGTACGGCGATGCCTGCGGCGAGTCCCGCCGTGAGTCTCGGGAACCGCCAGGCGCGGGAGGAGCTTGCCAGTTCAATGCCGCTGAACAGGAGCAGGCTACCGACGACAGCAACCGGAATCAGGGCTAGCAAGGCAAGACCACCACCTCCCAGGAAAAGCCCTAGCAAGAGGAAGAATGCCCCAATCATGACGGGAGCACCGCCCGTGCGAGCACCGAACCGGTAATGACCTGCGAGACCCCCCGCGCCATGGCACATCATGTAGCCGCCCAGAAGTGCCGACATCAGATTCCCGATGCCCGTAG
Encoded proteins:
- a CDS encoding MFS transporter, which translates into the protein MEREARARRPVIFYGWIIVAISLVTLTIAYATRFSFSVFYVAILNEFGWSRAETALAFSINLIVYALLSPISGALIDRFGPRVVFPAGAVICGLGLLGLSQLSGIWQLYLFSGLLAVGISLIGYITHSALLANWFSLKLGTAIGFAVIGMALGNTSSLPIQQLINITDWRQAYLVLAFIVVGLIVPLTAVFQRHHARDMRLPMDGIAGYEVNPGSDGKITDRPDPRVVNHEWAAIEWTLPKAMKTDKFWLLFMQTFSSGIAFNLILVHTVALIVDLGYSKILAASIFSLIGGLALVSGLGGYISDRIGRELTYTLGVLGMCVGLFALLMVRDTSSPWLLYVFAVFFGSCQGALRPLTMVAKADVFKGKHMGTIMGANNLSYGTGGAIGAWLGGYLFDISNSYTLAFSLTIPLLTIASAFLWAAAPRKIRVVGGKISKQPT